In Elephas maximus indicus isolate mEleMax1 chromosome 14, mEleMax1 primary haplotype, whole genome shotgun sequence, one DNA window encodes the following:
- the LOC126058391 gene encoding olfactory receptor 4A5-like, producing the protein MGHSNNVTEFVLLGLTQDPEGQKVLFVMFLLIYIVTMVGNLLIVMTVIVNPSLGSPMYFFLAYLSFMDAVYSTAISPKMILDLLCDKKTISFLACMGQLFIEHLFGGAEVFFLVAMAYDRYVAICKPLHYLATMNRQVCILLLVVVWVGGFLHSLVQLLFVCSLPFCGPNIIDHFCCDIYPLLELACTDTYFIGLTVVANSGAICMTIFVLLLISYGVILSSLKTHSQEGRHKALSTCSSHITVVVLFCVPCIFMYVRPLSKFPIDKSMTVVYTVITLILNPLMYTLRNSEMKNAMEKIWGRKLTTGRVRMSIHTENNIASSKARNRQRMITMND; encoded by the coding sequence ATGGGACACAGTAACAATGTAACAGAATTTGTCCTCCTGGGACTCACTCAGGACCCTGAGGGCCAAAAAGTGTTATTTGTCATGTTTTTGCTCATCTACATTGTCACGATGGTGGGCAACTTGCTCATTGTCATGACCGTTATTGTGAACCCATCCCTTGGctctcccatgtacttcttccttgcctatctgTCCTTCATGGATGCTGTTTATTCCACTGCCATTTCCCCCAAAATGATTCTAGACTTACTCTGTGATAAAAAGACTATTTCCTTCTTGGCTTGCATGGGCCAGCTCTTTATAGAACACTTATTTGGTGGTGCCGAGGTCTTTTTTCTGGTGGcaatggcctatgatcgctatgtggccatctgtaagccaCTACATTACTTGGCCACCATGAATCGACAGGTTTGCATTCTGTTACTGGTGGTGGTCTGGGTTGGAGGTTTTTTGCACTCTTTGGTTCAACTTCTGTTTGTGTGCAGCCTCCCCTTCTGTGGCCCCAACATCATAGATCACTTCTGCTGTGATATATATCCATTATTGGAGCTCGCTTGCACTGACACCTATTTTATAGGCCTCACTGTTGTTGCCAATAGTGGAGCCATCTGTATGACAATTTTTGTCCTTCTACTAATCTCCTATGGGGTCATCCTAAGCTCCCTGAAGACTCACAGTCAGGAAGGGAGGCACAAAGCCCTGTCTACCTGCAGCTCCCACATCACAGTGGTTGTCCTCTTTTGTGTGCCATGTATTTTCATGTACGTTAGACCTCTTTCCAAATTTCCCATTGACAAATCCATGACTGTGGTTTATACAGTTATTACTCTCATCTTGAATCCTCTGATGTACACCCTGAGAAATTCTGAGATGAAAAATGCTATGGAAAAAATCTGGGGTAGAAAGTTAACCACAGGTAGAGTAAGAATGAGCATCCACACTGAAAATAACATTGCTAGTTCTAAAGCAAGAAATAGGCAACGAATGATCACAATGAATGATTAA